A single region of the Aeromicrobium chenweiae genome encodes:
- a CDS encoding nitrate/nitrite transporter, translating to MIEAGDTVDLRAGQGKNLVLATLASTLAFWAWTIIGPLGVRYATDLDLSSGQKSVLVAVPVLVGSIGRIAAGALTDKYGGRLLFTILLLATAPFVLLVALAGNLDSYALLLVFGFFLGVAGTIFAVGIPFSSAWFEPSRRGFATGVFGAGMGGTALSAFFTPRFVTWFGYTTTHVIVAVALVLAAAMMWTIARDSPAWQPSTDPVVPKLVAAARLPVTWEMSFLYAVVFGGFVAFSTYLPTYLKDIYDFDLTGAGTRTAGFAIAAVVARPVGGVLADRIGARTVVVVSLVGTAVLAVVVALQPPVEVPAGATFVVLALFLGLGSGGVFAWVAADAPPAQAGSVTGLVSAAGGLGGFFPPLVMGATYEAVFAGYGLGLALLTVVAVLALVLAVAMGRSSREE from the coding sequence ATGATCGAGGCCGGCGACACCGTGGACCTGCGCGCAGGGCAGGGGAAGAACCTCGTCCTGGCGACGCTGGCGTCGACGCTCGCGTTCTGGGCCTGGACCATCATCGGGCCGTTGGGTGTCCGCTACGCCACCGACCTGGACCTGTCGTCCGGGCAGAAGTCGGTCCTCGTGGCGGTCCCGGTCCTGGTCGGGTCGATCGGCCGCATCGCGGCGGGTGCGCTCACCGACAAGTACGGCGGTCGTCTGCTCTTCACGATCCTGCTGCTGGCGACCGCGCCGTTCGTGCTCCTCGTGGCGCTGGCCGGCAACCTCGACTCGTACGCCCTCCTGCTCGTCTTCGGGTTCTTCCTGGGCGTCGCGGGAACGATCTTCGCCGTCGGCATCCCGTTCTCGAGCGCATGGTTCGAGCCGTCCCGCAGAGGATTCGCGACGGGGGTCTTCGGCGCCGGCATGGGCGGGACGGCCCTCTCGGCGTTCTTCACGCCGCGCTTCGTGACCTGGTTCGGGTACACCACGACCCACGTGATCGTCGCGGTGGCGCTGGTCCTCGCCGCCGCCATGATGTGGACGATCGCCCGGGACTCACCGGCGTGGCAGCCGAGCACCGACCCGGTGGTGCCCAAGCTCGTCGCCGCCGCCCGGCTGCCCGTGACGTGGGAGATGTCGTTCCTGTACGCGGTCGTCTTCGGCGGGTTCGTGGCGTTCTCGACGTACCTGCCGACCTACTTGAAGGACATCTACGACTTCGACCTGACCGGCGCGGGCACCCGCACCGCAGGGTTCGCCATCGCCGCGGTCGTCGCCCGGCCCGTCGGCGGCGTGCTGGCAGACCGGATCGGCGCCCGGACGGTCGTGGTGGTGTCGCTCGTGGGGACCGCCGTCCTCGCTGTGGTGGTGGCCCTCCAGCCGCCCGTCGAGGTGCCCGCCGGAGCCACCTTCGTGGTGCTGGCCCTGTTCCTCGGCCTCGGCTCGGGCGGGGTCTTCGCCTGGGTGGCGGCGGACGCCCCACCTGCCCAGGCCGGGTCCGTGACGGGACTGGTCAGTGCCGCGGGCGGGCTGGGCGGTTTCTTCCCGCCGCTGGTCATGGGGGCGACGTACGAGGCCGTCTTCGCCGGGTACGGGCTCGGGCTGGCGCTGCTGACCGTCGTGGCCGTCCTCGCCCTCGTGCTGGCGGTGGCCATGGGCAGATCGAGCCGGGAGGAGTGA
- the narI gene encoding respiratory nitrate reductase subunit gamma, with protein MNTVLWGVLPYVMLVVLVGGTVWRYRYDKFGWTTRSSQLYESRLLRIGSPMFHIGILVVLVGHVVGLVIPESWTEALGVSEGLYHFNALFFGTIAGVLTLGGLAILVYRRRTTGPVFMATTRNDKLMYAVLIVTIVLGLWTTLVSIGAGSDAHNYRETVSPWFRSLFRLQPDVSAMAAAPIQFHLHTLVAMLLFTIWPFTRLVHAFTAPLHYVFRPYIVYRSRDVSGGPGVRGARPGWTPVGTPDRERR; from the coding sequence GTGAACACCGTGCTGTGGGGCGTCCTGCCGTACGTGATGCTGGTCGTCCTGGTGGGCGGCACGGTCTGGCGGTACCGCTACGACAAGTTCGGCTGGACCACCCGGTCCTCCCAGCTGTACGAGTCGCGGTTGCTGCGCATCGGCTCCCCGATGTTCCACATCGGGATCCTGGTCGTCCTCGTCGGGCACGTCGTGGGGCTGGTCATCCCGGAGTCGTGGACCGAGGCGCTGGGGGTCAGCGAGGGGCTGTACCACTTCAACGCCCTGTTCTTCGGCACGATCGCCGGCGTGCTGACGCTGGGCGGCCTGGCGATCCTGGTGTACCGCCGGCGGACCACCGGCCCGGTCTTCATGGCCACGACCCGCAACGACAAGCTCATGTACGCGGTCCTGATCGTCACGATCGTCCTCGGCCTGTGGACCACCCTCGTCTCGATCGGCGCGGGGTCCGACGCGCACAACTACCGCGAGACGGTCTCGCCCTGGTTCCGGTCCCTGTTCCGGCTCCAGCCGGACGTGTCGGCCATGGCCGCGGCCCCGATCCAGTTCCACCTGCACACGCTGGTGGCGATGCTGCTGTTCACGATCTGGCCCTTCACCCGGCTCGTGCACGCCTTCACCGCGCCGCTGCACTACGTCTTCAGGCCGTACATCGTGTACCGCAGCCGCGACGTCTCGGGCGGCCCGGGCGTGCGAGGGGCCCGGCCCGGCTGGACGCCTGTCGGGACACCCGACCGGGAACGGCGCTAG